One window of the Tubulanus polymorphus chromosome 11, tnTubPoly1.2, whole genome shotgun sequence genome contains the following:
- the LOC141912721 gene encoding peptidyl-prolyl cis-trans isomerase FKBP4-like, with the protein MTSTAPAADIDAAYKPFKGDDFDDEVNDPLKEPERAPPGEPEDISTDQDGGLVKQVLRIGWGESPLSGDKVRVHYLGTFLDGTKFDSSYDRNEFFEFELGKGQVIKAWDIGVPTMKRNEKAKFVCKPEYAYGEHGSGKIPPHATLVFEIELKDWTSEDISPKGSEGLIYRRTLRKGEGYKMPNDGGVVEVHIVGHYDKKQFDDREVKFVVGEGSESGIIDGIEHAVKKFKQGEKSRLKIKSKLAFGKDGKEEWGIPADADIEYDVELKNFERAKEGWEMDAEEKLDQSQIVKDKGTNYFKDGKYKLAVKQYKQVIDYLEEKQDHEFNGDDEKTRRSKLMSAAYFNMSLCYIKVKNWFEAYRAADRGLDLDKNNEKGLYRRGLARYELRDFDEAERDLKRVLEIDPKNKAAHNQLILCRQKIKTEREVAKKKYFGMFDKFAKIDEKKAKENKQNGDGMKKIEDWKNEEADGMISLEQEAEAFGEEINVVKEEKKDRSEKMDATEMPTDHPAIPDDLTGSPLECPHLAMVDAMKKAYEDKQKIDKIKAEKSNKDKAKKEREEKEKKFEEAQSAHPHIEVPTDTDGNPILECPHLAMVDAMKKAYEDKQKQEEETKQKKMAAAEEAAKEKALKKEREEAQKRLSEARSAHPDIEVPTDTDGNPILECPHLAMVDAMKKAYEDKLKQEEETKRKKLAAAEDAKGIEDGLHLLRMQKSCIFVSRCVSDLC; encoded by the exons ATGACGTCCACGGCACCCGCCGCTGATATCGACGCCGCTTACAAACCCTTCAAAGGCGACGATTTCGACGACGAAGTGAACGATCCGTTGAAGGAACCCGAACGAGCTCCTCCCGGCGAACCGGAGGATATTTCCACCGATCAGGACGGCGGACTCGTCAAACAGGTTTTACGGATAGGATGGGGCGAATCGCCGTTGTCCGGTGATAAAGTTCGCGTTCATTATTTGGGAACATTTTTAGACGGCACGAAATTCGACTCGAGCTACGACCGAAATGAGTTCTTCGAATTTGAATTGGGGAAAG GTCAGGTTATTAAAGCCTGGGACATCGGCGTTCCAACCATGAAACGAAACGAAAAAGCCAAGTTCGTCTGCAAACCCGAATACGCTTACGGGGAACACGGCAGCGGAAAAATACCGCCGCACGCTACGTTAGTTTTCGAAATCGAGTTGAAAGATTGGACGAGTGAAGATATCTCGCCGAAAGGCAGCGAAGGATTGATTTACAGGCGAACTCTTCGTAAGGGTGAAGGTTACAAGATGCCCAACGATGGTGGTGTAGTGGAAG TGCACATCGTCGGCCATTACGATAAAAAACAATTCGACGATCGCGAAGTGAAATTCGTCGTCGGCGAAGGCAGCGAATCGGGAATCATCGACGGAATCGAACACGCCGTGAAGAAGTTCAAGCAGGGTGAGAAATCGCGGCTGAAAATCAAATCGAAACTAGCGTTCGGTAAAGATGGCAAAGAGGAATGGGGAATCCCGGCAGATGCGGATATCGAATACGACGTCGAGTTGAAGAATTTTGAGCGT GCTAAAGAAGGTTGGGAAATGGACGCAGAAGAGAAACTTGACCAGTCGCAAATAGTTAAAGACAAAGGAACGAATTATTTCAAG gatggaaaatataaattagcgGTGAAACAATACAAGCAAGTGATCGATTATCTGGAGGAGAAACAGGATCATGAGTTTAACGGGGACGATGAGAAAACTCGCCGCTCGAAACTCATGTCGGCGGCGTATTTCAACATGAGTTTATGTTACATCAAAGTAAAGAACTGGTTCGAGGCTTACCGAGCGGCCGACCGCGGACTCGACCTCGATAAGAATAACGAGAAGGGCCTCTATCGTCGTGGTTTG GCTCGTTACGAATTACGCGATTTCGACGAAGCTGAGAGGGATTTGAAACGCGTTCTCGAAATCGACCCGAAGAACAAAGCCGCGCATAATCAACTGATACTGTGTCGACAGAAAATCAAAACGGAGAGGGAGGTGGCGAAAAAGAAATACTTCGGCATGTTCGATAAGTTCGCTAAGATCGACGAAAAG AAAGCAAAAGAGAACAAACAAAACGGCGACGGTATGAAAAAGATCGAGGATTGGAAGAACGAAGAGGCAGACGGAATGATCTCGCTCGAACAGGAAGCCGAAGCGTTCGGCGAAGAGATTAACGTCGTGAAAGAAGAGAAGAAGGATAGAAGTGAGAAGATGGATGCGACCGAGATGCCCACGGATCACCCCG CTATCCCCGACGACTTGACGGGCAGCCCGCTCGAGTGCCCTCATCTCGCTATGGTCGACGCCATGAAGAAGGCGTACGAAGACAAACAGAAAATCGATAAAATCAAAGCGGAAAAATCGAATAAAG ATAAGGCGAAAAAAGAGAGGgaagaaaaagagaaaaagtTTGAAGAAGCTCAATCAGCCCATCCCCATATAGAAG TACCAACCGATACGGACGGTAACCCGATATTAGAATGCCCTCATCTGGCGATGGTCGATGCGATGAAAAAAGCGTATGaagataaacaaaaacaagaagAGGAGacgaaacaaaagaaaatggccGCAGCAGAGGAGGCAGCAAAAG AAAAAGCTCTGAAAAAAGAACGAGAAGAAGCTCAGAAGCGACTGAGCGAAGCCCGGTCGGCCCATCCCGATATCGAAG tACCGACTGACACTGATGGTAACCCGATATTAGAATGCCCTCATCTGGCGATGGTTGACGCGATGAAAAAGGCGTATGAAGATAAATTAAAACAAGAGGAGGAGACAAAACGAAAGAAATTGGCTGCTGCAGAAGATGCTAAAGGTATCGAAGATGGTCTTCACTTGTTGAGGATGCAGAAATCTTGCATTTTTGTGTCACGGTGTGTTTCTGACCTTTGTTGA
- the LOC141912639 gene encoding ethanolamine kinase 1-like isoform X2: MWSSEITVFTDGITNKLIGCYVGAFDDVVLIRIYGKKTELIIDRQAEQMNMRLLNSIGAAKPLYCVYNNGLAYGFIHGSVTDDVIVRDPHVSGLIAREMALIHSIKYSDIPNTNGRPCESSYFNTLKKYLALRPKSFDDPDKNNRFVNEVPSVAKLETELRQLRDVVESFGASPVFSHNDLLLKNMVYNKKDDRTYFIDYEYAAFNYYGYDIGNHFCEWAGLDVVDYDKLPKKDEQLPWLRKYLEYKHDIEGRSDAPITEELVETLYEQVQVFMLMAHLFWGMWAVIQAAHSTLDFDFLDYAVVRFNEYFREKNECILVNRV; this comes from the exons ATGTGGTCTTCCGAAATTACA gTTTTTACCGATGGAATCACGAATAAGCTGATTGGATGTTACGTCGGGGCGTTCGACGACGTCGTCCTGATTCGAATTTACGGCAagaaaactgaactgattatCGACCGGCAGGCCGAACAGATGAACATGAGGCTGTTGAATTCGATCGGCGCCGCGAAACCGCTATACTGCGTATACAATAACGGACTCGCTTACGGATTCATCCATGGCTCGGTGACTGACGACGTGATCGTACGAGACCCTCACGTGTCCGG aTTGATTGCCCGAGAAATGGCGCTTATCCACAGTATCAAATACTCAGATATACCGAATACGAACGGCCGGCCGTGCGAGTCGTCCTATTTCAACACTTTGAAAAAATACTTGGCACTGCGCCCGAAAAGCTTTGACGATCCAGACAAAAACAACAG ATTTGTCAATGAGGTGCCGAGCGTCGCGAAACTAGAGACGGAATTACGACAATTACGCGATGTCGTCGAATCATTCGGAGCATCGCCCGTTTTCTCACACAACGATCTACTACTGAAAAATATGGTTTACAACAAAAAAGACG ATCGAACGTATTTTATTGATTACGAATATGCCGCATTTAATTACTACGGTTATGATATCGGTAATCACTTTTGTGAATGGGCAG GACTCGACGTCGTCGACTATGACAAGTTGCCGAAAAAAGACGAGCAATTGCCGTGGTTGCGCAAATATCTCGAGTACAAACATGACATAGAAGGCAGGTCGGATGCGCCGATCACTGAGGAGTTAGTGGAAACTCTGTATGAACAAGTACAAGTTTTTATGCTT ATGGCTCACTTATTCTGGGGAATGTGGGCGGTGATTCAGGCGGCTCATTCCACACTCGACTTCGATTTCCTCGA CTACGCCGTCGTGAGGTTCAACGAGTATTTCAGAGAGAAGAATGAATGTATATTGGTAAATCGGGTTTAG
- the LOC141912639 gene encoding ethanolamine kinase 1-like isoform X1 produces the protein MDADLNREVMRLDITIDEDNVTPGILAVLKSVRPQWKESDIKQKVFTDGITNKLIGCYVGAFDDVVLIRIYGKKTELIIDRQAEQMNMRLLNSIGAAKPLYCVYNNGLAYGFIHGSVTDDVIVRDPHVSGLIAREMALIHSIKYSDIPNTNGRPCESSYFNTLKKYLALRPKSFDDPDKNNRFVNEVPSVAKLETELRQLRDVVESFGASPVFSHNDLLLKNMVYNKKDDRTYFIDYEYAAFNYYGYDIGNHFCEWAGLDVVDYDKLPKKDEQLPWLRKYLEYKHDIEGRSDAPITEELVETLYEQVQVFMLMAHLFWGMWAVIQAAHSTLDFDFLDYAVVRFNEYFREKNECILVNRV, from the exons ATGGATGCCGATTTGAACCGGGAAGTAATGCGACTGGATATTACGATCGACGAAGATAACGTCACCCCGGGTATATTAGCAGTACTAAAATCGGTCAGGCCGCAATGGAAAGAAAGCGATATCAAACAAAAG gTTTTTACCGATGGAATCACGAATAAGCTGATTGGATGTTACGTCGGGGCGTTCGACGACGTCGTCCTGATTCGAATTTACGGCAagaaaactgaactgattatCGACCGGCAGGCCGAACAGATGAACATGAGGCTGTTGAATTCGATCGGCGCCGCGAAACCGCTATACTGCGTATACAATAACGGACTCGCTTACGGATTCATCCATGGCTCGGTGACTGACGACGTGATCGTACGAGACCCTCACGTGTCCGG aTTGATTGCCCGAGAAATGGCGCTTATCCACAGTATCAAATACTCAGATATACCGAATACGAACGGCCGGCCGTGCGAGTCGTCCTATTTCAACACTTTGAAAAAATACTTGGCACTGCGCCCGAAAAGCTTTGACGATCCAGACAAAAACAACAG ATTTGTCAATGAGGTGCCGAGCGTCGCGAAACTAGAGACGGAATTACGACAATTACGCGATGTCGTCGAATCATTCGGAGCATCGCCCGTTTTCTCACACAACGATCTACTACTGAAAAATATGGTTTACAACAAAAAAGACG ATCGAACGTATTTTATTGATTACGAATATGCCGCATTTAATTACTACGGTTATGATATCGGTAATCACTTTTGTGAATGGGCAG GACTCGACGTCGTCGACTATGACAAGTTGCCGAAAAAAGACGAGCAATTGCCGTGGTTGCGCAAATATCTCGAGTACAAACATGACATAGAAGGCAGGTCGGATGCGCCGATCACTGAGGAGTTAGTGGAAACTCTGTATGAACAAGTACAAGTTTTTATGCTT ATGGCTCACTTATTCTGGGGAATGTGGGCGGTGATTCAGGCGGCTCATTCCACACTCGACTTCGATTTCCTCGA CTACGCCGTCGTGAGGTTCAACGAGTATTTCAGAGAGAAGAATGAATGTATATTGGTAAATCGGGTTTAG
- the LOC141912640 gene encoding uncharacterized protein LOC141912640, whose amino-acid sequence MKIQFERQYNEGYDVAGDSLYEAWKSLKSNEINIHSNIFNNSSSPADSDKDVLKYPIVESRRSKNRTEDSKRYFILTADDAYAKALEKNRKKEEKENKKLERQERNKKCATSASSRPVESPVEEKKNENRVVEDPVSVPETSGVNLIHEINISEGSYVALYQEGQKGRKHLYFGVILEISNDGETMSVQFLEQYCNKNLFVWPDVELIEDHPVENIVNSLEPPEVVNTRIQMVFRAAEFVKSCDLFACICT is encoded by the exons atgaaaatacaatttgaacGTCAATACAATGAGGGATATGATGTCGCGGGAGATTCCCTGTATGAGGCATGGAAATCCctgaaatcaaacgaaattaaCATTCATTCCAACATTTTCAACAATTCATCATCGCCAG CTGACTCGGACAAGGATGTTttaaaatatccgattgtggaAAGTCGTCGCTCGAAAAATCGCACAGAAGATTCGAAACGATATTTCATCCTCACAGCAGATGATGCCTATGCGAAAGCTCTCGAGAAAAATCGGAaaaaagaagagaaagaaaacaagaaattagAACGACAAGAGAGAAATAAGAAATGTGCAACAAGT GCGTCCTCAAGACCAGTGGAGTCTCCTGTcgaggaaaaaaaaaacgaaaatcgtGTAGTTGAG GATCCTGTGAGTGTGCCTGAAACAAGTGGCGTGAACTTGATTCACGAGATCAATATAAG TGAAGGTTCATATGTAGCCCTATACCAAGAGGGCCAGAAAGGCAGAAAGCACCTTTACTTCGGAGTG ATTCTGGAAATATCGAATGACGGAGAAACAATGTCGGTGCAATTTTTGGAACAAtattgcaataaaaatctgttcgtttgGCCGGACGTGGAGCTCATAGAAGATCATCCGgttgaaaatattgtaaacaGCTTGGAACCACCAGAAGTAGTGAACACAAGGATTCAGATGGTTTTCCGGGCTGCCGAATTTGTGAAAAGTTGCGATTTATTTGCTTGCATATGTACATAA
- the LOC141912695 gene encoding farnesyl pyrophosphate synthase-like isoform X1, with protein MIIIEKNCCFPFHSLWIVMLKSSLNLISSTRIYHQFIQHSVLSSLSTQASSEIIPPIAIRRASRRRYSTSNITTRWRDSKDGSCISKETYGVENSTERILKMDTKKSQQKQTDELKLFDDVFPQIIDDAMSIQGHTQHEIQQAMDHFKEVLLYNIPGGKKNRGLAVVSSYKYLVPSDRVTDDDLLRARILGWCVEILQAYFLVADDIMDESSTRRGKQCWYKKKGIGMIAINDSFFIDSCIYVILKKYFRGEKYYIDIVELFHETVLQTVIGQSLDLQTATSDGEVDFSRFSTERYAAIVKWKTAFYSFYLPVALAMYMAGITDAESHAKAKRILLKMGHFFQVQDDYLDCYGDPTVIGKIGTDIRDNKCSWLINEALIRASPEQIKVLEENYAQADPAKERKVKDVFDELDMKGIYARYEEDSYHELVQLIETSSGDLPKQMFVTFAEKIYKRKK; from the exons ATGATTATTATTGagaaaaattgttgttttccATTCCATAGCTTGTGGATTGTTATGTTAAAGAGTAGTTTGAATTTGATCAGTTCAACAAGGATTTATCATCAGTTTATACAGCACTCCGTTTTATCATCACTGTCGACGCAAGCTTCGTCTGAAATTATTCCGCCCATCGCCATCAGACGGGCATCCCGCCGCCGGTACTCGACGTCAAATAtcaccaccaggtggcgtgaTAGCAAAGACGGAAGCTGCATCTCGAAGGAGACGTATGGTGTAGAAAATTCAACGGAAAGAATTCTGAAA ATGGACACGAAAAAGTCTCAACAGAAACAAACCGATGAGTTGAAACTTTTCGACGACGTATTTCCTCAGATTATCGACGACGCGATGAGCATTCAAGGTCATACGCAACATGAAATTCAACAGGCTATGGACCATTTCAAGGAG GTATTATTGTATAACATTCCGGGCGGCAAGAAGAATCGAGGACTGGCCGTCGTGTCGTCGTATAAATATCTCGTACCTAGCGATCGGGTGACCGACGATGATCTATTACGAGCGAGAATTCTCGGCTGGTGCGTCGAAATC TTACAAGCATATTTCCTCGTAGCCGACGACATCATGGATGAATCTTCTACGCGGCGAGGCAAACAGTGCTGGTATAAAAAA aaaggAATAGGAATGATCGCGATCAACGATAGTTTTTTTATCGATTCGTGCATTTatgtgatattgaaaaaatattttcgcgGTGAAAAGTATTATATCGATATCGTCGAACTATTTCACGAG ACGGTTTTACAGACGGTGATTGGTCAGTCGTTGGATCTGCAGACAGCCACATCAGACGGCGAGGTCGACTTCAGTCGGTTTTCGACGGAACGTTACGCGGCGATCGTCAAATGGAAGACGGCTTTCTATTCGTTCTATTTACCGGTAGCGTTAGCGATGTATATG GCAGGTATCACTGACGCTGAATCGCACGCGAAAGCCAAACGTATTCTATTGAAGATGGGACACTTCTTTCAAGTACAAGACGACTATCTGGACTGTTACGGCGACCCGACCGTGATCGGTAAAATCGGCACCGATATAAGAGATAATAAATGTAGCTGGTTAATCAACGAAGCTTTGATAAGAGCTTCACCCGAACAGATTAAGGTGCTAGAG GAAAATTACGCTCAGGCCGACCCGGCGAAAGAACGGAAAGTCAAAGACGTTTTCGACGAGTTGGACATGAAAGGAATTTACGCGCGTTACGAAGAGGATAGTTATCACGAACTCGTGCAATTGATAGAGACATCTAGTGGCGATTTACCGAAACAGATGTTCGTCACATTCGCCGAAAAGATTTACAAACGAAAAAAGTGA
- the LOC141912695 gene encoding farnesyl pyrophosphate synthase-like isoform X2, translating into MLKSSLNLISSTRIYHQFIQHSVLSSLSTQASSEIIPPIAIRRASRRRYSTSNITTRWRDSKDGSCISKETYGVENSTERILKMDTKKSQQKQTDELKLFDDVFPQIIDDAMSIQGHTQHEIQQAMDHFKEVLLYNIPGGKKNRGLAVVSSYKYLVPSDRVTDDDLLRARILGWCVEILQAYFLVADDIMDESSTRRGKQCWYKKKGIGMIAINDSFFIDSCIYVILKKYFRGEKYYIDIVELFHETVLQTVIGQSLDLQTATSDGEVDFSRFSTERYAAIVKWKTAFYSFYLPVALAMYMAGITDAESHAKAKRILLKMGHFFQVQDDYLDCYGDPTVIGKIGTDIRDNKCSWLINEALIRASPEQIKVLEENYAQADPAKERKVKDVFDELDMKGIYARYEEDSYHELVQLIETSSGDLPKQMFVTFAEKIYKRKK; encoded by the exons ATGTTAAAGAGTAGTTTGAATTTGATCAGTTCAACAAGGATTTATCATCAGTTTATACAGCACTCCGTTTTATCATCACTGTCGACGCAAGCTTCGTCTGAAATTATTCCGCCCATCGCCATCAGACGGGCATCCCGCCGCCGGTACTCGACGTCAAATAtcaccaccaggtggcgtgaTAGCAAAGACGGAAGCTGCATCTCGAAGGAGACGTATGGTGTAGAAAATTCAACGGAAAGAATTCTGAAA ATGGACACGAAAAAGTCTCAACAGAAACAAACCGATGAGTTGAAACTTTTCGACGACGTATTTCCTCAGATTATCGACGACGCGATGAGCATTCAAGGTCATACGCAACATGAAATTCAACAGGCTATGGACCATTTCAAGGAG GTATTATTGTATAACATTCCGGGCGGCAAGAAGAATCGAGGACTGGCCGTCGTGTCGTCGTATAAATATCTCGTACCTAGCGATCGGGTGACCGACGATGATCTATTACGAGCGAGAATTCTCGGCTGGTGCGTCGAAATC TTACAAGCATATTTCCTCGTAGCCGACGACATCATGGATGAATCTTCTACGCGGCGAGGCAAACAGTGCTGGTATAAAAAA aaaggAATAGGAATGATCGCGATCAACGATAGTTTTTTTATCGATTCGTGCATTTatgtgatattgaaaaaatattttcgcgGTGAAAAGTATTATATCGATATCGTCGAACTATTTCACGAG ACGGTTTTACAGACGGTGATTGGTCAGTCGTTGGATCTGCAGACAGCCACATCAGACGGCGAGGTCGACTTCAGTCGGTTTTCGACGGAACGTTACGCGGCGATCGTCAAATGGAAGACGGCTTTCTATTCGTTCTATTTACCGGTAGCGTTAGCGATGTATATG GCAGGTATCACTGACGCTGAATCGCACGCGAAAGCCAAACGTATTCTATTGAAGATGGGACACTTCTTTCAAGTACAAGACGACTATCTGGACTGTTACGGCGACCCGACCGTGATCGGTAAAATCGGCACCGATATAAGAGATAATAAATGTAGCTGGTTAATCAACGAAGCTTTGATAAGAGCTTCACCCGAACAGATTAAGGTGCTAGAG GAAAATTACGCTCAGGCCGACCCGGCGAAAGAACGGAAAGTCAAAGACGTTTTCGACGAGTTGGACATGAAAGGAATTTACGCGCGTTACGAAGAGGATAGTTATCACGAACTCGTGCAATTGATAGAGACATCTAGTGGCGATTTACCGAAACAGATGTTCGTCACATTCGCCGAAAAGATTTACAAACGAAAAAAGTGA
- the LOC141913127 gene encoding uncharacterized protein LOC141913127, whose product MDWTKYLRKHSYTIVSLLLILNIPGSYSEENKDVDKSYKDALAIYGEGQFPSADDEPKSNDRRSAAHDTDTWAQLSDINQVAELLRHGTKRNSDQVSKFGWGKRSLNNKRMFKRTGGSKRQPNENGWGGGYGAEKRQNANAWGGAYGTEKRQNQNAWGGGYGLEESTDKRGSLNHNAWGGAYGENAEKRLNANGWGGGYGSDTEKRQNANAWGGAYGETR is encoded by the exons ATGGACTGGACGAAGTATCTCAGAAAACACAGCTACACGATCGTATCTCTATTACTCATCCTGAATATCCCGG gctCGTATTCAGAAGAAAATAAGGACGTCGATAAATCATACAAAGATGCATTAGCGATATACGGCGAGGGCCAGTTCCCATCAGCAGACGACGAGCCGAAATCTAACGACAGACGATCGGCCGCACACGATACAGATACCTGGGCACAACTGAGCGATATAAACCAAGTAGCCGAACTGTTGCGACACGGTACGAAACGAAACAGCGACCAAGTATCCAAATTCGGTTGGGGCAAGCGTAGTCTGAACAATAAGCGAATGTTTAAGAGGACCGGCGGCTCTAAACGGCAACCGAACGAAAACGGTTGGGGCGGCGGTTACGGCGCCGAGAAGCGTCAGAACGCGAACGCGTGGGGCGGCGCGTACGGCACGGAAAAACGGCAAAACCAGAACGCGTGGGGAGGTGGCTACGGGCTGGAGGAATCGACGGACAAACGAGGCAGTCTAAACCATAACGCCTGGGGTGGCGCGTACGGGGAAAACGCCGAGAAGCGTTTGAACGCGAACGGTTGGGGCGGCGGGTACGGCTCCGATACGGAGAAACGGCAAAACGCTAACGCCTGGGGCGGCGCTTACGGTGAAACACGATGA